The genomic segment TAAAGCTAAGATATAAAATTTTATAAAAAAATGGCTTTTTACACATATTTAATATTTAAAATCATTGACATAATAGATATGCAGACAGTACTAAACCTGATTTAAAATTTTCAAAAAATTCATTTATTAAAATCCCGGGAGGTATTAAAATGTTGGAAACAATAACAGGCAGGTATAAAAATATCGGGTTTGCAGGTGCAGGAAATATGGGAGAAGCAATTATAGGCGCATTAATAAACTCCTGCATATTTTCCCCTTTAAATATATTTATTAATGATATCAATAAAGAACGACTTGATTTTATGAATAAAACCTATGGGGTTTCTATTCTTGCAGATAATTTTAAATTGTTTTCACAATGTGATATAATCATACTTGCAGTCAAGCCCCAGCAAATGACTCAATTACTTACAGAAATTACAGGAAATCCTGATTACGGGATATATAATAGAAAGCTTGTTATTTCCATTGCAGCCGGAATTACCATAAAAAAAATTGAAGATATACTTTACAAACCCCTTGATGATAAATCAAGAAAAAAACTGCCCATAATAAGGGTGATGCCCAATACCCCGGCACTGGTTCTTGCAGGTATTTCAGGCATGAGCCTTAATAATAATACATCTTATGAAGATGCAGATGCAGGTAAAACAATCCTTAACTCAATGGGAAAGGTAATAGAAGTTAAAGAAGAACTCCTGAATGCTGTTACTGCTGTGTCAGGATCAGGTCCTGCATATGTTTTTTATCTGGTTGAGGCTATGATTAAAGGAGGGATTGAAGCCGGACTTGAACCTGGTCATGCTGCCGAGTTTTCCATTGCAACCTTAGATGGTGCTGTTAAGCTCATGATGGCAAAAAATGAATCCCCTGAAGAGCTTCGCAGAAAAGTAACATCCCCAGGCGGAACAACAGAAGCTGCAATCAGGGTACTTGACAATAATGATGTAAAGCACCACATTATAGAAGCAATAGCTGCTGCTGCAAAACGGGGTGAAGAATTAAGCAGTTAAATTGTAACCTGCAAGTCTAAACTGTGGAAATGAATAGTGTTCATTATTAAAAGATTTTTATATATATTATTCTTTTTCCTGATTATTTCAGGATATGCTTATTGTGTTCAAACACAGACAGATTTTTTGTTTCAGGATATTCCTCCTGAAACATCAGCTAATCATTTTTCAGTTCAAGCTTTTATGGAACCTGAAAATATAGGATATGGCAGAACAGGCACTGTCAGGGTGATCTTTTCAATTGCTTCAGGATATAAAATATATGCAGATTCAGCTGCAATCATTCCTGAAGATGTTTTGGGCCTTGAATTTGGCACTGTAAAAACACCGTCAAGCATTACAAAAAAAGATCCTGACGGCACAATAGAAAGATTTTATCAAAACAAAGCTGTATTTGAACTGCCTGTAAAAGTAAGTCCGGCTGCAAAACCAGGAACCAGCTCTTTTTTGCTTAATATAGGTTTTCAGGGCTGTTCTGAA from the Desulfonema limicola genome contains:
- the proC gene encoding pyrroline-5-carboxylate reductase; translation: MLETITGRYKNIGFAGAGNMGEAIIGALINSCIFSPLNIFINDINKERLDFMNKTYGVSILADNFKLFSQCDIIILAVKPQQMTQLLTEITGNPDYGIYNRKLVISIAAGITIKKIEDILYKPLDDKSRKKLPIIRVMPNTPALVLAGISGMSLNNNTSYEDADAGKTILNSMGKVIEVKEELLNAVTAVSGSGPAYVFYLVEAMIKGGIEAGLEPGHAAEFSIATLDGAVKLMMAKNESPEELRRKVTSPGGTTEAAIRVLDNNDVKHHIIEAIAAAAKRGEELSS